In a single window of the Niabella ginsenosidivorans genome:
- the smc gene encoding chromosome segregation protein SMC: MRLKSLEIKGFKSFADKTVVNFDDNVTGIVGPNGCGKSNIVDSIRWVIGEQKISALRSENLDALVFNGSKTRSASGLAEVSLTFENTRNLLPTEFSTVRITRKFYKSGESEYRLNDVQCRLKDIQNLFLDTGVSTDSYAIIALDMVDDLIKDKENSRRRMLEQAAGISIYKTRKKEAKQKLDATEQDLNRIEDLLFEINNQLKALESQAKKAEKYHEIKKEYREVSIELAKAALEGFNLTYKELNEQQQTETDKSVKLEAEIATAEAHIEEEKLVFIEKEQALQSMQAAYNELVQQVRTKEGDKNLAVQRLQYLKERETGLQDFLSKSDTQLKGIEESIAFTRQQVSDEEKAYEGLTEQLENFRDEVTHRRNILDEQRHGVDRLRTEYQQVQREQFEAEKKVAVADTSMQNLQRAIYQIEEESAQREEQLQKVQAEHGLKERELEEKNASLEQLQAHHDHTREQILQTQGIVEELRNQLADENRILDAKRNEHDLLKSMIDSMEGYPESVKFLHNNKEWNAHAPILSDILYVKEEYRTALENVLEPYLNYYVVDDLQQGLQAVHLLSDQKKGKANFFLLNKIEVAENGNGHSLQGAIPALEVIEVEARYRKLAEHLLGNVFIAEGEEALENSNGAVVIEKQGKFVKGKFTLTGGSVGLIEGKKIGRVKNLEKLQEDIAAQEEVVQHLRAQIQARHNEVIAFNEDLRENAIKETQKEIQELTNAVFALQNRSENLQSQQGTARNRVEELTEQLQHTQGSVAGVRQSLEEFTEILQQNANRLSEAEETFKQAEAGYQEAMAQFNEFNLNVTRQQSKVTALKQELTFKTNQLEELKRQIEQSTVQLSDTGNEIISSESTLKEIEETLLNLVRSREQDQQTLNEADQAYYNMRNVLNEKESELRHKIREKEQVEHLLAAIKDKLNELKLQLAGTRERLNVEFKIQIEDILDDPRNTETAMEELQEKADRMKKRLENLGEVNPTAIEAFTEMKKRYEFIVEQKSDLVNAKESLLKTIEEVETTANQKFLDTFNQVRENFMKVFKSLFTEDDQCDLILENPENLAETGIDVVAKPKGKRPTSLTQLSGGERTLTATALLFAIYLIKPAPFCILDEVDAPLDDANVGKFTNMIRQFSQNSQFIIVTHNKTTMSTVDVIYGVTMQEPGVSKLVSVDFRSLAAQN; encoded by the coding sequence GTGCGTTTAAAAAGTCTTGAAATAAAAGGATTTAAAAGTTTTGCTGATAAAACGGTCGTGAATTTTGACGATAATGTTACCGGCATTGTGGGGCCGAACGGGTGCGGAAAATCCAATATTGTGGACAGTATCCGCTGGGTGATCGGCGAGCAGAAGATCAGTGCCTTAAGAAGTGAGAACCTGGATGCGCTGGTGTTTAACGGGTCCAAAACCCGCTCAGCAAGCGGCCTGGCAGAGGTAAGCCTCACCTTTGAAAATACACGGAACCTGCTGCCCACCGAGTTCAGCACCGTGCGCATTACCCGTAAGTTTTACAAGAGCGGGGAAAGCGAGTACCGGCTGAATGACGTACAATGCCGCCTGAAAGACATCCAGAACCTGTTTTTGGATACGGGGGTAAGTACGGATTCCTATGCTATCATTGCGCTGGACATGGTAGACGACCTGATCAAGGACAAGGAGAACAGCCGCCGGCGGATGCTGGAACAGGCGGCGGGCATTTCCATTTACAAGACCCGTAAAAAAGAAGCCAAACAGAAGCTGGATGCTACGGAGCAGGACCTGAACCGTATTGAAGACCTGCTGTTCGAGATCAACAACCAGCTGAAAGCACTCGAAAGCCAGGCCAAAAAGGCAGAGAAATACCACGAAATCAAAAAAGAATACCGCGAAGTGAGCATTGAGCTGGCCAAAGCGGCGCTGGAAGGATTTAACCTTACCTATAAAGAACTGAACGAACAACAGCAAACAGAAACCGATAAATCTGTAAAGCTGGAAGCGGAGATTGCCACAGCGGAAGCGCATATTGAAGAGGAAAAGCTGGTCTTTATAGAAAAAGAGCAGGCCCTGCAAAGTATGCAGGCGGCGTATAACGAGCTGGTGCAGCAGGTGCGCACCAAAGAAGGCGATAAAAACCTGGCCGTGCAGCGCCTGCAATACCTGAAGGAGCGGGAAACCGGGCTGCAGGACTTCCTTTCAAAGTCTGATACACAGCTGAAGGGGATTGAAGAAAGTATTGCCTTTACCCGGCAGCAGGTGAGCGATGAGGAAAAAGCGTATGAGGGCCTGACGGAGCAGCTGGAAAATTTTCGTGATGAGGTTACCCACCGGCGCAATATACTGGATGAACAGCGCCATGGGGTAGACCGCCTGCGCACGGAATACCAGCAGGTGCAACGGGAGCAGTTTGAGGCGGAGAAGAAAGTAGCGGTGGCAGATACCTCCATGCAGAACCTGCAGCGGGCGATTTATCAGATTGAAGAAGAATCTGCACAGCGGGAAGAGCAGTTGCAGAAGGTACAAGCAGAGCACGGCTTAAAGGAACGGGAACTGGAAGAAAAGAACGCTTCGCTGGAGCAGTTACAGGCCCATCATGATCATACCAGGGAACAGATCCTGCAAACACAGGGCATTGTAGAAGAACTGCGCAACCAGCTGGCAGACGAGAACCGCATCCTGGATGCGAAACGGAATGAGCATGATCTGCTGAAAAGCATGATCGACTCCATGGAAGGATATCCTGAAAGTGTAAAATTCCTGCATAACAATAAGGAATGGAATGCCCATGCGCCGATCCTTTCTGATATTTTATATGTAAAGGAAGAATACCGGACGGCACTGGAAAATGTGCTGGAACCTTACCTGAATTATTATGTGGTGGATGATCTGCAGCAGGGATTGCAGGCGGTACATTTGTTAAGCGACCAGAAAAAAGGAAAAGCCAATTTCTTCTTGCTGAATAAGATTGAAGTTGCAGAGAATGGTAACGGCCACAGCTTGCAGGGCGCTATTCCTGCGCTGGAAGTGATTGAGGTAGAAGCCCGGTACCGCAAACTGGCAGAGCACCTGCTGGGCAATGTATTTATTGCGGAGGGGGAAGAAGCGCTGGAAAACAGCAATGGCGCTGTAGTCATTGAAAAGCAAGGCAAATTTGTAAAAGGGAAGTTTACGCTTACCGGCGGCAGCGTGGGACTGATTGAAGGAAAGAAAATAGGCCGGGTAAAGAACCTGGAAAAGCTGCAGGAAGATATTGCCGCACAGGAGGAAGTGGTGCAGCACCTGCGGGCACAGATACAGGCACGTCATAATGAAGTAATTGCTTTTAATGAAGACCTGCGGGAAAATGCCATTAAGGAAACGCAGAAAGAGATCCAGGAGCTGACCAATGCGGTGTTTGCCCTGCAAAACCGCTCTGAGAACCTGCAGAGCCAGCAGGGCACTGCAAGGAACCGGGTAGAAGAGCTGACAGAACAATTACAGCATACCCAGGGCTCTGTTGCCGGTGTGCGCCAGTCGCTGGAGGAGTTTACAGAAATATTGCAACAGAACGCCAACAGGCTTTCAGAAGCAGAGGAAACCTTTAAGCAGGCAGAGGCAGGCTACCAGGAAGCTATGGCACAATTCAACGAGTTTAACCTGAACGTGACCCGCCAGCAAAGCAAGGTAACGGCGCTGAAACAGGAGCTGACCTTTAAGACCAACCAGCTGGAGGAGCTGAAACGACAGATTGAACAGAGCACCGTGCAGCTATCAGATACCGGCAATGAGATCATCAGCTCAGAGAGCACACTGAAAGAAATTGAAGAAACTTTGCTGAACCTGGTACGCAGCCGTGAACAGGATCAGCAAACGCTCAACGAAGCAGACCAGGCCTATTATAATATGCGCAATGTGCTGAATGAAAAGGAAAGCGAGCTGCGGCATAAGATACGGGAAAAGGAACAGGTTGAGCACCTGCTGGCTGCTATAAAAGATAAGCTGAACGAACTGAAGCTGCAACTGGCCGGTACACGGGAACGCCTGAACGTAGAGTTCAAGATCCAGATAGAAGACATCCTGGACGATCCGCGCAATACCGAAACTGCTATGGAAGAGCTGCAGGAAAAAGCAGACCGTATGAAAAAGCGCCTGGAAAACCTGGGCGAAGTAAACCCTACCGCCATTGAGGCGTTTACGGAAATGAAGAAACGCTATGAGTTCATCGTGGAGCAGAAAAGCGACCTGGTAAATGCCAAGGAAAGCCTGTTAAAGACCATTGAGGAAGTAGAGACCACCGCCAACCAGAAGTTTCTGGATACCTTTAACCAGGTACGGGAGAACTTTATGAAAGTGTTCAAATCGCTGTTTACAGAAGATGACCAGTGCGATCTTATATTGGAGAACCCGGAAAACCTGGCAGAAACCGGGATTGATGTAGTGGCCAAGCCTAAAGGAAAACGCCCAACTTCTTTAACACAGTTGAGCGGGGGAGAACGTACCTTAACAGCTACTGCGCTTCTGTTTGCCATTTATCTCATCAAGCCTGCGCCTTTCTGTATACTGGATGAGGTGGACGCGCCGCTGGATGATGCCAATGTGGGCAAGTTTACCAACATGATCCGCCAGTTTAGTCAGAACTCGCAGTTCATCATTGTAACGCACAATAAAACCACCATGAGCACCGTGGATGTGATCTATGGGGTTACCATGCAGGAGCCGGGTGTAAGCAAGCTGGTAAGCGTGGACTTCCGCAGCCTTGCTGCGCAGAATTAA
- a CDS encoding family 43 glycosylhydrolase has protein sequence MIKIKISIIAGMVFLLLSGALSSAGQGVNFDSKGRQLLRFDVLGNAVDAHDGEIACFNGTYYLYGTSYDCGYEWGNKGAPFCGFKVYASKDLYNWEDKGFLFDATTAIWQSRCNGATYGCYRPHVIYNAKTRRYVLWINVYDNRVGYRVFTSATPTGPFTEAAEPRLAVNSHMPVAGLNNGDHDTFVDEDGKAYLAYTDWRAKGAIVIERLSDDFLTGTGECVQSVTPGNTEAPCLFKRDGIYYLIYSDPNCGYCSGTGTSYRTAPAPLGPWSDPVKISDNSCGGQPSFVSAIKINSEAVYLYGSDLWNNAAKNEALANYFWAPLSFTPSGGIAPLDCMERQQFIKTKKPVQAKAAISTGADGFSSSDDITGEQQYAQSFMVKRSGILDKITVTLFKNNYPDADLVTEIYKADSGNLPQGTAVYTKSIPSAVIGWAPKNITVSPGIAVKEKQAYVIVLRTSATKGSFGFACNNQDIYAGGKVAVRKNNEEEFQVIPGLCLKFEVFIRPEKSGVAP, from the coding sequence ATGATTAAAATAAAAATAAGCATTATTGCAGGTATGGTATTTCTGTTGTTGTCAGGTGCGCTTTCATCCGCAGGGCAGGGCGTAAATTTTGACAGTAAAGGCCGGCAGCTGCTGCGCTTTGATGTTTTAGGCAACGCGGTGGATGCGCACGATGGCGAGATTGCCTGTTTTAACGGCACCTATTACCTGTATGGCACCAGCTACGATTGCGGTTATGAATGGGGGAATAAGGGAGCGCCATTTTGCGGGTTTAAAGTGTATGCATCCAAAGACCTGTACAACTGGGAGGATAAGGGCTTTTTGTTTGATGCAACAACTGCTATATGGCAATCGAGATGCAACGGAGCTACATATGGCTGTTACAGGCCCCATGTGATCTATAATGCAAAAACACGCAGGTATGTGCTCTGGATCAATGTGTATGATAACCGTGTTGGCTATCGTGTATTTACTTCTGCAACGCCAACCGGCCCCTTTACAGAAGCAGCAGAGCCCCGGCTTGCAGTAAACAGTCATATGCCGGTAGCAGGGTTAAACAATGGAGACCACGATACATTTGTTGATGAGGATGGAAAAGCATACCTGGCATATACGGACTGGCGGGCTAAAGGCGCCATTGTCATTGAGCGGCTGAGCGATGATTTTTTGACGGGAACGGGTGAATGTGTACAATCCGTAACACCTGGCAATACAGAAGCGCCCTGCCTTTTTAAGCGTGATGGCATATATTATCTCATCTATTCAGACCCCAATTGCGGGTACTGCTCCGGTACCGGCACATCCTATCGTACAGCGCCTGCTCCCTTAGGGCCGTGGTCCGATCCTGTTAAAATAAGCGATAATTCCTGCGGTGGACAACCTTCTTTTGTTTCTGCAATAAAGATTAATTCAGAAGCAGTATATCTTTACGGAAGCGATCTTTGGAATAATGCGGCTAAGAACGAAGCGCTGGCCAATTATTTTTGGGCACCTCTTAGTTTTACGCCCTCAGGCGGGATAGCCCCGCTGGATTGTATGGAGCGCCAGCAATTTATAAAAACAAAAAAGCCGGTACAGGCTAAAGCAGCTATAAGCACGGGAGCTGATGGCTTTAGCAGCAGCGATGATATAACAGGAGAGCAACAGTATGCACAGTCATTTATGGTAAAAAGATCCGGCATCCTGGATAAAATAACGGTTACGCTGTTTAAAAACAATTATCCTGATGCAGATTTGGTTACAGAAATATACAAAGCAGATTCCGGTAACCTTCCGCAGGGAACAGCAGTTTATACAAAAAGCATCCCGTCGGCTGTCATAGGGTGGGCGCCTAAAAATATAACGGTTAGCCCCGGTATAGCGGTTAAAGAAAAGCAGGCTTATGTAATAGTGCTGCGTACCAGTGCCACAAAGGGAAGTTTTGGCTTTGCCTGTAATAATCAGGATATATATGCCGGGGGAAAGGTTGCAGTCAGGAAAAACAATGAAGAAGAATTTCAGGTAATACCCGGTCTTTGTTTGAAATTTGAAGTCTTTATCCGCCCTGAAAAATCAGGGGTAGCCCCATAA
- a CDS encoding GH92 family glycosyl hydrolase, which yields MAALCSAQQARQRLTSFVNPFIGTATLWDSTELGYKPTHRAWGAEVFPGASLPNSMVQVTPVTMWRSGSGYQYEDTVIYAFAHTSKGHWNLCYVPLIAVSGDVSPESYYSRFRHTNESASPGYYQVYLEKYGINAEVTATLRCAYHKYTYQKGGQKKILADLARSNEKVHEWKIEKSGDNAFSGYQKTGSSFYFYAVTNHRIKDIESLKDGNTEVRIVDFYDNKNPGDPLEMKVGFSYVSVENARRNLEQEMLNKNFDQVKSEAGNRWEQLLSKIQVSGGTADQKETFYSTLYRSFLWPILLSDANGQFRNAKGEVVNKGFRYYSDPSFWDDYRNKLILLGMLAPDVATDVIQSITDRGAIKGYMPTFFHGDHASVFVAGSYLRGIRGFDVKKAYRLLLNNAFVNGAGGRPYLKEYMERGWIAEMDIKDPKLETVAKAAVTKTQEYAYDDYATALLAKALGDEENYSKLMKRTGSYKRLFDPATQLMRGRLANGAWITPFNPEEPYYEYMYREANGWQSSFFAPHDPQGLIGLYPNKAAFEKKLDSLFTIPWKNYEAYNLTSFIGQYCHGNQPDHSAPYLYYFIGKQEKAQRILNKILNEFYRRGPERLAYAGMDDAGEMSSWYVLNALGLYTFSPADPEYLVTVPLFSKVVVDLNGTRFKILKKGNGEKISGLTYAGKKLPGYFIKHSQLLLGKELIITTDTFNKEHRQ from the coding sequence ATGGCGGCACTGTGTTCTGCCCAGCAGGCAAGGCAACGGCTGACCAGTTTTGTAAATCCGTTTATTGGCACGGCAACGTTATGGGACAGTACAGAACTGGGGTATAAGCCCACCCACAGGGCCTGGGGCGCTGAGGTTTTTCCCGGCGCATCGTTGCCCAATTCAATGGTGCAGGTTACTCCTGTAACCATGTGGCGAAGCGGTTCCGGCTACCAGTATGAAGATACGGTGATTTATGCTTTTGCGCATACCAGCAAGGGGCACTGGAATTTATGCTATGTGCCGCTGATAGCGGTAAGCGGAGATGTGAGCCCTGAGTCCTATTATTCCCGTTTCAGGCACACCAATGAATCGGCCAGCCCCGGTTATTACCAGGTGTATCTTGAAAAATATGGCATCAATGCCGAAGTAACCGCAACCCTACGCTGTGCTTATCATAAATACACCTACCAAAAGGGCGGGCAAAAAAAAATACTGGCCGACCTTGCGCGCTCCAACGAAAAGGTGCACGAGTGGAAGATTGAAAAGAGTGGTGATAATGCTTTTTCCGGCTATCAGAAAACAGGCAGCTCTTTTTATTTTTATGCAGTAACCAATCACCGTATAAAAGATATTGAATCGCTGAAAGACGGGAATACTGAAGTGCGTATAGTTGATTTTTATGATAACAAAAATCCGGGTGATCCGCTTGAAATGAAAGTGGGCTTTTCCTATGTCAGTGTTGAAAATGCCCGCAGGAACCTGGAGCAGGAGATGCTGAACAAAAATTTTGACCAGGTAAAGTCAGAAGCGGGCAATAGGTGGGAGCAACTATTATCAAAAATTCAGGTTTCAGGCGGAACAGCCGATCAAAAGGAAACTTTTTACTCCACACTTTACCGTTCTTTTCTTTGGCCGATCCTGCTAAGCGATGCAAACGGCCAGTTCAGAAATGCGAAAGGCGAAGTAGTGAATAAAGGGTTCCGGTATTACAGTGATCCTTCGTTTTGGGATGATTACCGGAATAAGCTCATCCTCCTGGGAATGCTGGCTCCTGATGTGGCAACAGATGTTATTCAATCGATCACCGACCGCGGAGCCATTAAAGGATATATGCCTACCTTTTTTCACGGGGATCATGCCTCTGTTTTTGTTGCCGGCAGCTACCTGAGGGGCATCAGAGGCTTTGATGTAAAGAAGGCCTACCGGTTGCTGCTGAACAATGCATTTGTAAACGGGGCAGGTGGAAGGCCCTACCTTAAAGAATATATGGAGCGTGGCTGGATAGCTGAAATGGATATTAAAGACCCTAAACTGGAAACGGTGGCAAAAGCCGCTGTTACCAAAACGCAGGAATATGCTTATGATGATTACGCCACAGCCCTGCTGGCAAAGGCACTGGGAGATGAGGAAAATTACAGCAAACTGATGAAACGGACCGGTAGCTATAAGCGTCTTTTTGATCCTGCTACCCAACTGATGCGGGGGCGCCTGGCCAATGGCGCCTGGATCACGCCTTTTAACCCGGAAGAACCTTATTATGAATATATGTACCGTGAAGCAAATGGGTGGCAATCGTCCTTTTTTGCCCCGCACGATCCGCAGGGCTTGATCGGCCTGTACCCAAATAAAGCCGCTTTTGAAAAAAAACTGGATTCCCTGTTTACCATACCCTGGAAAAATTATGAAGCGTACAACCTTACTTCCTTTATCGGGCAGTATTGTCATGGCAACCAGCCCGATCATAGCGCGCCCTACCTTTATTATTTTATAGGTAAACAGGAAAAGGCCCAGAGAATACTCAACAAAATATTGAATGAGTTTTACCGCAGGGGGCCGGAACGGCTGGCCTATGCGGGCATGGATGACGCCGGTGAAATGTCGTCCTGGTATGTGCTCAATGCGCTGGGTTTGTATACCTTTTCGCCTGCTGATCCGGAATACCTTGTAACGGTGCCCTTGTTCAGTAAAGTTGTGGTTGATCTGAACGGAACACGATTTAAGATCCTTAAAAAAGGAAACGGGGAAAAGATATCCGGTTTAACGTATGCCGGAAAAAAATTGCCGGGATATTTTATAAAACATAGTCAGCTATTGCTTGGAAAAGAATTGATTATTACTACAGATACCTTTAATAAGGAGCACCGGCAATAA
- a CDS encoding beta-1,6-N-acetylglucosaminyltransferase, translating to MKLAHLILVHSNPVQTEKLIKRLYHPDADIYIHLDAKAPIDEFQYLTENQVTFIRTRVSIKWGDYSMVKATLRSFEEILASGVEYSHINLLSGQDYPLKSAQEIQKFLFANQGKTFMRSLAIPEEWDEPVGRLEKYNLGDLKFPGKYIVQDIINKILPKRKLPNHLKAYGRSQWFTITPECALYTIKYLKENSNVRRFFKRTWAADELIFQTILFNSELKHTIVNDHLRYIKFRKGDSRPKTLTVEDKNALLSSGKFYARKFDILKDSAILYLLDKIIDAEILINNCV from the coding sequence ATGAAATTGGCACACCTGATACTTGTACATTCAAACCCTGTACAAACGGAGAAACTGATCAAGCGTTTGTATCATCCGGATGCAGATATTTATATTCATTTGGATGCAAAAGCCCCTATTGATGAATTTCAATATCTGACTGAAAATCAGGTTACCTTTATAAGAACCAGGGTTTCCATAAAATGGGGCGATTACAGCATGGTAAAAGCTACCTTAAGGTCCTTTGAAGAAATTTTAGCTTCAGGTGTGGAATATAGCCACATCAATCTGTTAAGCGGCCAGGACTATCCGCTGAAAAGTGCACAGGAAATTCAAAAATTCTTATTTGCAAACCAGGGTAAAACCTTTATGCGGTCCCTTGCCATACCCGAAGAGTGGGATGAGCCCGTAGGACGGCTTGAAAAATATAATTTAGGAGATCTTAAATTTCCGGGTAAATATATCGTACAGGATATCATCAACAAAATACTGCCTAAAAGAAAACTCCCTAATCATTTAAAGGCATATGGAAGATCGCAATGGTTTACCATAACACCTGAATGTGCATTGTATACGATAAAATACTTAAAAGAAAATAGTAATGTAAGGCGTTTTTTCAAAAGAACATGGGCAGCCGATGAGCTCATCTTCCAAACCATACTATTCAATTCAGAGCTTAAACATACAATAGTAAACGATCATTTAAGATATATAAAATTCAGAAAAGGGGATTCGCGGCCCAAAACACTTACTGTTGAAGATAAAAATGCGCTGTTGAGCTCAGGGAAGTTTTATGCACGTAAATTTGATATTCTAAAAGATAGTGCAATTCTTTATTTATTAGACAAAATAATTGATGCCGAAATATTGATTAACAATTGTGTATAA
- a CDS encoding non-ribosomal peptide synthetase: MDEINKTIDLNNTFSAYPNEKALGELLTEQVKKHPHHIALKFKESVFSYELLHTRVNQLARLLVDSGIQVGDKIGLSLDRSAEMVICFLAVLKAGAAYVPLDPGFPAERLKYMLEDSAAKALITSKKLNSFSGASQQVIYTEDAFAEIDKYEAGDLAVGVGGNDLAYILYTSGSTGKPKGVQIEHHSLINLLLSMQKAPGMKQGDVLLSVTTISFDIFELELYLPLLCGGTLIIADKDVSRDGRKILDIVRNEKVTVLQATPYTWKMLLESGWDEYLPLKALCGGEALSQKLASQLLPKCAELWNMYGPTETTIWSTVKKIEDAVVPITIGKPIDNTTVYILNDRLQLQEAGETGEICIGGEGVARGYLNRPELNGEKFIEDTFGSVAGKKLYRTGDLGKLTAEGEIICLGRMDHQIKIRGFRIETEEIEASLTQLDNIVDAVVILHTDAVGNQRLVAYVTNETEIEATELKTYIHNWEQKLSNSLPEYMLPQAYVPLLRFPQTPNGKIDKKALPEPVFKSDLTEYEAAVTDTEKSLVDIWQKYLGIEQPGIDDDFFDLGGHSIIAVQIMVQIEKQMGRLLPISAFFKHPTIRMLARVIDGNETDEDWKSLVRIKAGTKPPLYIVHGIGLNVLIFHDLAKYLDPEQPVFGFQALGLDGKDEPLDDFKEIAAFYIKEMLEQNPDGPYNLLGYSMGGIIALEMAKQLRGMGKKVTMLGMLDTNLREHDGDHKPAILFNKIKRQFSKALFIGKSLFIHPLRTINYQLLVMKRKFQYIFSRKPPLRPELPNDDIPEYMEQIIAGLERGMMNYRVEPYNGKIFLFKAKERVYYVDDSKYLGWKKYAKGGIIIKHVPGDHKVLLHPPNVIEFAKVMQQVLNKL; this comes from the coding sequence ATGGATGAAATAAACAAGACTATTGATTTGAATAATACTTTTTCAGCTTATCCGAATGAAAAGGCATTGGGGGAATTACTGACAGAGCAGGTAAAAAAGCATCCTCATCATATTGCTCTGAAGTTTAAAGAATCTGTTTTTTCTTATGAGCTTCTTCATACAAGAGTGAATCAGTTGGCGCGCCTGCTGGTTGATTCCGGTATACAGGTGGGTGATAAAATTGGCCTGAGCCTGGACAGGTCCGCTGAAATGGTGATTTGCTTTCTGGCCGTTTTAAAAGCCGGTGCTGCCTACGTACCATTAGATCCCGGATTTCCGGCAGAGAGGCTGAAATACATGCTTGAAGATTCTGCAGCTAAAGCGCTGATCACCTCAAAAAAGCTGAACAGTTTTTCGGGTGCATCGCAACAGGTCATTTATACAGAAGACGCTTTTGCTGAAATAGATAAATATGAGGCAGGTGATCTGGCTGTTGGCGTTGGCGGTAACGATCTGGCTTATATACTTTATACCTCAGGATCTACCGGGAAACCAAAAGGCGTTCAGATCGAACATCATAGCCTGATCAATTTGTTATTGAGCATGCAGAAGGCTCCCGGTATGAAACAGGGAGATGTTTTACTTTCAGTAACTACCATTTCCTTCGATATTTTTGAGCTGGAACTTTATTTACCGCTTCTTTGTGGGGGAACGTTAATAATTGCAGATAAAGATGTTTCAAGAGATGGGCGTAAGATCCTCGATATTGTCAGGAATGAAAAAGTAACGGTACTGCAGGCTACTCCGTATACATGGAAAATGCTCCTTGAATCCGGCTGGGATGAATATCTGCCTCTGAAAGCACTTTGTGGGGGAGAGGCATTGTCTCAAAAACTTGCGTCCCAACTGCTTCCAAAATGTGCTGAGTTATGGAATATGTATGGGCCAACCGAAACGACTATATGGTCAACCGTAAAAAAAATTGAAGATGCTGTTGTACCCATTACAATAGGAAAGCCTATTGACAATACAACGGTTTATATTTTAAATGACCGGTTACAGCTTCAGGAAGCAGGGGAAACCGGGGAGATCTGTATCGGAGGTGAGGGGGTAGCCAGGGGATACCTGAACCGCCCGGAGTTAAACGGGGAAAAATTTATAGAAGATACCTTTGGCAGTGTTGCCGGTAAAAAACTGTACAGAACGGGTGACCTGGGAAAACTGACTGCGGAAGGGGAAATTATTTGCCTTGGGCGGATGGATCACCAGATTAAGATAAGGGGATTTCGTATAGAAACGGAAGAAATAGAAGCGAGCCTGACTCAACTTGATAATATTGTTGATGCTGTTGTGATATTGCATACTGATGCTGTTGGCAATCAAAGACTGGTGGCTTATGTTACTAATGAAACGGAAATTGAAGCAACAGAGCTTAAAACATATATTCACAACTGGGAGCAGAAGCTTAGTAACAGTTTACCCGAATATATGCTGCCGCAGGCATATGTGCCGTTATTGAGATTCCCGCAAACCCCCAACGGGAAAATTGATAAAAAGGCGCTTCCGGAACCTGTTTTCAAATCGGACCTCACGGAATACGAAGCTGCTGTAACAGATACAGAAAAAAGCCTGGTCGATATCTGGCAAAAATACCTGGGAATAGAGCAACCGGGAATAGACGATGACTTCTTTGATCTGGGTGGTCATTCAATCATTGCTGTACAGATCATGGTACAGATCGAAAAGCAGATGGGCCGTTTGCTGCCTATATCTGCTTTTTTTAAGCATCCTACAATAAGAATGCTTGCCCGGGTTATAGACGGGAACGAAACAGATGAAGACTGGAAATCACTGGTTCGCATAAAAGCAGGTACCAAACCTCCTTTATATATTGTGCACGGTATAGGGTTAAACGTACTGATCTTTCATGACCTGGCGAAATACCTCGATCCCGAGCAGCCTGTATTCGGATTCCAGGCCCTGGGACTTGATGGTAAAGATGAGCCGCTGGATGATTTTAAAGAAATAGCTGCCTTTTATATTAAAGAAATGTTGGAACAGAACCCTGATGGCCCTTATAACCTCTTAGGATATTCTATGGGAGGTATTATAGCGCTGGAGATGGCGAAACAACTTAGGGGAATGGGCAAAAAAGTAACAATGCTCGGCATGTTGGACACCAATCTGAGAGAGCACGACGGCGATCATAAACCGGCTATCCTGTTTAATAAGATAAAAAGGCAATTTTCAAAGGCATTGTTTATAGGTAAATCCTTGTTCATTCATCCCCTTCGTACTATTAATTACCAGTTATTAGTCATGAAGAGAAAATTTCAGTATATTTTTAGCAGAAAACCTCCTCTGAGACCGGAATTGCCAAACGATGATATTCCGGAATATATGGAGCAGATCATCGCCGGGTTAGAAAGAGGAATGATGAATTACAGGGTTGAGCCATATAACGGGAAGATCTTTTTATTTAAAGCCAAAGAACGGGTATATTATGTTGACGATTCCAAATACTTAGGATGGAAGAAATATGCGAAGGGAGGTATAATTATAAAGCATGTACCCGGTGATCATAAAGTACTGCTGCATCCTCCGAATGTGATTGAGTTTGCAAAAGTTATGCAACAGGTTTTAAACAAATTATAA